Proteins from a single region of Cryptococcus neoformans var. neoformans JEC21 chromosome 6 sequence:
- a CDS encoding diacylglycerol O-acyltransferase, putative, with product MPLKRPSPGPHPLDLNPYERLQFEEKENRRSHNDTDHHATLTSRQEGLRRRAALGENVDISADGESKEDEGYSAEKRNDRLSSPEDTKTGEGKGKKSPLMSNLKLDDFRDTLEAGIERKFAPLHIPPHRRLQTAAVALWALLLPICMIVLLLLLSLPPMWLILIPYFIWISFDRAPIHGGRPKEWARKGFIWKYFADYYPCSIVKEAELPPNRPYLFGYHPHGIIGMGAFATFATEGTNFSEYFPGIKPHLLTLGSNFKIPFYRELLMIHGCGSVSKRSCANVLSQGPGSAIAIVIGGASESLSAHPGTADLTLKKRFGFVKMAIREGADLVPVFSFGENDIYAQLANAKGSMVYKLQKKFEKVFGFTLPLFYGRGLFNYNYGLMPFRHPIVSVVGKPIHVERDPHPSDEKVQELQSKYIAELTRIWDKYKDLYARGRTKELTLVE from the exons ATGCCGCTCAAACGGCCTAGCCCGGGACCGCATCCCCTCGACCTCAATCCTTACGAGAGGCTGCaatttgaggagaaggagaacaGGAGATCGCATAATGATACCGATCATCATGCGACTCTCACAAGCCGTCAAGAAGGGCTCCGGCGCCGGGCAGCCTTAGGGGAAAATGTCGACATATCAGCCGATGGAGAAtcgaaggaagacgaggggTATTCCGCCGAAAAAAGGAATGACAGACTATCGTCGCCTGAGGATACCAAGACAggggagggaaaggggaagaagagtccGCTGATGAGTAACTTGAAGTTGGATGATTTTAGGGATACTTTGGAGGCTGGGATTGAACGAAA GTTTGCGCCTCTACAtattcctcctcatcgACGCCTACAGACAGCCGCTGTGGCTCTCTGGGCACTTCTCTTGCCAATATGCATGATTGTCCTCCTGTTATTACT ATCACTTCCCCCAATGTGGCTCATCCTCATACCCTACTTTATTTGGATAAGTTTTGACAGAGCGCCGATTCATGGAGGAAGGCCAAAGGAATGGGCACGAAAAGGCTTCATTTGGAAGTATTTTGCTG ATTATTATCCTTGCAG TATCGTGAAA GAAGCTGAACTTCCTCCAAACAGACCTTACCTTTTCGGCTACCACCCCCACGGTATCATCGGGAT GGGAGCATTCGCTACCTTTGCCACAGAAGGCACAAACTTCTCCGAGTACTTCCCTGGTATCAAACCCCATCTCCTTACTCTTG GATCCAATTTTAAAATCCCCTTCTATCGGGAACTGCTCATGATCCACGGTTGCGGCTCAGTCTCTAAACGTTCTTGCGCCAATGTCCTCTCCCAAGGTCCTGGTAGCGCCATCGCCATTGTCATCGGCGGTGCTTCTGAGAGTTTGTCCGCACATCCTGGCACGGCGGATTTGAcgttgaagaaaaggtttGGATTTGTGAAAATGGCGATTCGGGAAGGGGCGGATTTGGTGCCGGTTTTCTCATTCGGCGAGAATGAC ATCTATGCTCAATT AGCTAATGCTAAAGGGTCGATGGTATACAAGCTTCAGAAGAAGTTTGAGAAGGTCTTTGGTTTCACACTGCCACTATTTTATGGGCGAGG GTTATTCAACT ACAACTATGGACTAATG CCGTTTCGTCATCCTATCGTTTCTGTCG TTGGAAAGCCCATTCATGTCGAACGGGATCCACATCCAAGCGACGAAAAGGTGCAAGAGCTACAGAGCAAATACATTGCTGAGCTGACCCG TATATGGGACAAGTACAAGGACTTGTATGCTCGAGGAAGGACGAAGGAACTCACTTTAGTAGAGTAA
- a CDS encoding trehalose transport-related protein, putative — MSNGPITTEQVVLDHVKGDIEDYDDVVQSARQGMESEKSLSLKESLRRYPRAVAWSVLLSTSLVMEGFDVILINNFYALPQFVQKYGVELEGGWSITAAWQAGLTNGANVGEIIGLCINGWASERFGYKKTMIGALIMMICAIFIPFFAQNIQTLLAGEILQGIPWGIFQTLTTAYAAEVSPVALRPYLTAYVNLCWVIGQIIASGVLRSVLSMETQWAYRLPFALQWIWPVPILVGCLFAPESPWWQVRNGRHDDARRTIRRLFSNPSDEEVENSLSLMKHTNAIEKTMAEGTSYWDCFRGVDLRRTEIAAAAWMIQNLCGAAFMGYSTFFLEQAGLPTTQAFNLSVAQYALGICGTVVSWILMGRVGRRRLYLAGLAGMVVFLVVIGGLGFISVSNSGAQWAIGALLLVYTALYDGTVGPVCYTIVGEISSTRLRAKTVVIARIAYNIIGIVNAVIMPYFLNSAKLNWGAKTGLFWGGFASLCFIWTYFRLPEAKDRTYGELDVLFENKISARKFASTTVDQFAGHEAQFDDTIPVETFDEKLSGKPSVTHVEYMPTDSKK; from the exons ATGTCGAACGGCCCAATTACCACCGAACAGGTGGTACTCGACCACGTCAAGGGTGATATCGAAGACTACGATGATGTTGTCCAATCAGCACGACAAGGTATGGAAAGCGAGAAATCGCTATCACTCAAGGAAAGTCTAAGACGTTATCCACGAGCGGTAGCTTGGTCCGTCTTGCTATCCACATCACT TGTCATGGAGGGCTTTGacgtcatcctcatcaatAACTTTTATGCTCTTCCTCAATTTGTCCAGAAATATGgtgttgagcttgaaggCGGTTGGTCTATTACTGCCGCTTGGCAAGCAGGTCTCACCAACGGTGCCAACGTCGGTGAAATCATCGGTCTCTGCATAAATGGCTGGGCGTCTGAGAGATTCGGTTACAAGAAGACAATGATTGGTGCC CTTATCATGATGATTTGTGCTATCTTTATTCCCTTCTTCGCGCAAAATATTCAGACGCTGCTGGCGGGTGAGATCTTACAAGG GATCCCCTGGGGTATCTTCCAGACTCTAACTACCGCATACGCCGCCGAGGTCTCTCCAGTAGCTCTCCGACCGTATCTGACGGCATATGTCAACCTCTGTTGGGTAATAGGTCAAATTATTGCTTCCGGAGTCCTTCGATCCGTTCTGTCAATGGAAACGCAATGGGCTTATAGGCTACCCTTCGCTCTCCAGT GGATTTGGCCCGTTCCAATTTTAGTTGGCTGTCTTTTCGCCCCCGAATCACCTTGGTGGCAAGTACGAAACGGCCGACACGATGATGCTCGACGAACAATTCGACGGCTCTTTAGCAACCCTTCtgatgaggaggttgagaacTCGCTCTCCCTCATGAAACACACCAACGCCATTGAAAAGACCATGGCCGAAGGTACTAGCTACTGGGATTGCTTCAGAGGTGTCGATCTTCGCAGGACAGAGATTGCGGCTGCGGCTTGGATGATTCAGAATCTGTGTGGAGCTG CATTCATGGGTTATTCTACCTTCTTCCTGGAGCAAGCCGGTCTCCCTACCACCCAGGCCTTTAACCTGTCCGTTGCCCAGTATGCTCTCGGTATCTGCGGGACTGTTGTTTCATGG ATCCTTATGGGACGTGTCGGCCGGAGGAGACTATATTTGGCCGGTCTCGCCGGCATGGTCGTCTTTCTTGTAGTCATTGGAGGACTAGGCTTCATTTCAGTTTCAAATTCGGGTGCTCA GTGGGCTATCGGGGCGCTGCTTCTCGTCTACACTGCATTGTATGATGGGACTGTTGGTCCTGTTTGTTACACCATCGTCGGCGAAATTTCGTCAACTCGACTCAGGGCCAAGACTGTTGT AATCGCTCGAATCGCATACAATATCATCGGTATCGTCAACGCTGTTATCATGCCTTATTTCCTCAACTCTGCCAAGTTGAATTGGGGTGCCAAGACCGGCCTTTTCTGGGGCGGGTTCGCGTCCTTATGTTTCATCTGGACGTATTTCAGGCTTCCCGAAGCCAAAGACAGGACATATGGTGAACTCGACGTCCTATTTGAGAACAAAATCTCTGCCAGGAAATTCGCTTCGACAACCGTTGATCAGTTCGCTGGCCACGAAGCCCAGTTTGATGATACTATTCCCGTTGAAACGTTTGACGAAAAACTGTCTGGCAAGCCTTCCGTCACCCACGTGGAGTATATGCCAACGGATTCAAAAAAGTAG
- a CDS encoding tRNA specific adenosine deaminase, putative: MATYIPPEEQDQIDLAWMREALIMAEEALTNDEVPVGCVFVKGGQAIARARNRTNEWRNATLHAELEAIDHLLPSHPAPLSTITLYVTVEPCVMCASALRQVGIGRVVYGCGNDRFGGCGSVIPVNNSPRLDSHPAYVAVGGFYREEAIMLLRRFYMSQNPNAPKPKKKATRVLKTDIPPPPSRNTTPQSSRPSSTVPSQRRPVPSTDASTTGTSTPILSEGENKLREQVMRDDGLPIGSTMVSTPNETPVPQERK; this comes from the exons ATGGCC ACATACATTCCACCGGAAGAACAAGATCAGATTGATTTAGCATGGATGCGGGAAGCTCTGATCATG GCGGAAGAAGCTCTTACAAATGACGAAGTTCCTGTGGGATGTGTATTCGTGAAAGGCGGACAAGCTATTGCCAGAGCCCGGAACAGAACTAACGAATGGAGAAAT GCTACACTCCACGCCGAACTCGAAGCTAttgatcatcttctcccctcccATCCCGCGCCCTTATCGACTATAACGTTGTATGTCACCGTGGAACCTTGTGTGATGTGCGCCTCTGCACTGAGGCAGGTAGGAATTGGAAGAGTAGTATATGGTTGTGGGAATGATagatttggaggatgtggaagCGTTATTCCTGTGAACAACTC ACCAAGGCTGGATTCACATCCGGCATATGTGGCCGTTGGAGGGTTTTACCGTGAAGAGGCTATTATGCTTTTACGGCGATTCTACATGTCCCAAAATCCCAATG CACCAAAACCCAAAAAGAAGGCAACCCGAGTTCTCAAAACCGATAtccctccgcctccttccAGAAATACAACTCCACAATCTTCCCGTCCGTCTTCTACTGTCCCTTCACAACGTCGGCCAGTTCCTTCCACAGATGCTAGCACAACAGGGACGTCAACACCCATTTTGtctgaaggagagaataAGTTGCGGGAACAGGTTAtgagagatgatgggttACCGATTGGGTCTACGATGGTTAGCACACCTAATGAGACGCCCGTTCCCCAGGAACGGAAATAG
- a CDS encoding alpha-glucosidase, putative — protein MVCVISDPDWWRQAVVYQIYPRSFADANGDGIGDLKGITARVPYLKALGVDAIWLSPFYPSALRDGGYDVADYRDVDPKIGTLEEFDEMTAAFQKVGIRVIVDIVPNHSSDDHEWFQAALKAGKGSPERERYIFRDGLGPNKDQPPTDWICSFGGSAWSPSGMNDGQWYFHWFDSSQPDWNWENPDVKADFLKTLKFWGDRGVSGFRIDVAHGLAKDMSEPLPNWEQLTKLTHQKLTNGNSELDHPLLDRKEVHDIYRSWREVFNQFNPPLMAVAEAWVAPDQKPLYASSEGLGQTFSFDILLCNFDAEEYRQCIKSSLAGSKKSDSTTTWVLSNHDVMRHPTRFGLPNVPNANHAMTTDTYNKFLKTKLTDPKVDIEQGLRRAKAATLMILALPGSTYLYQGEELGLQEVVEIPDEERQDPIFIRTKGEEVGRDGCRVPIPWVADEKNFGYGPGKRAHLPQPAWFKDYAVDVEEKDANSVLSLYRRALGLRKGLQSAEELEWVENPNKEVLHFRRPGGWEVVVNIGKDSVDLPKGSVLISSSNNALKGGSIPGETTVWLKSA, from the exons ATGGTCTGTGTTATTTCCG ACCCCGACTGGTGGCGCCAGGCCGTCGTCTATCAAATCTATCCCCGTTCCTTCGCCGACGCGAACGGTGATGGGATTGGAGACTTAAAAGGTATAACTGCTCGTGTGCCGTATTTGAAAGCATTAGGAGTGGATGCCATTTGGCTCAGCCCTTTCTATCCTTCCGCTTTGCGGGATGGCGGTT ATGATGTGGCCGACTACAGGGATGTCGACCCGAAGATCGGGACATTGGAAGAGTTTGACGAAATGACCGCTGCTTTCCAAAAAGTCGGAATCCGAGTCATCGTCGATATCGTCCCCAACCATTCAAGCGATGACCATGAATGGTTCCAAGCTGCTTTGAAAGCGGGTAAGGGGTCACCAGAGAGGGAAAGGTACATTTTCAGAGATG GTCTCGGACCCAACAAAGATCAGCCTCCTACCGACTGGATCTGTTCTTTCGGTGGATCTGCTTGGTCGCCTTCTGGAATGAACGACGGTCAATGGTATTTCCACTGGTTTGACTCCTCTCAACCGGACTGGAATTGGGAGAACCCAGATGTCAAAGCAGATTTCCTGAAGACCTTGAAGTTTTGGGGTGATCGGGGAGTCTCAGGTTTCCGGATTGACGTCGCCCACGGCCTTGCTAAAGACATGAGCGAGCCCTTGCCTAACTGGGAGCAGTTGACTAAATTGACTCATCAAAAGCTCACTAACGGTAACTCCGAGTTGGATCATCCCCTTCTCGACAGGAAGGAGGTACACGATATCTACAGATCTTGGAGAGAAGTCTTCAACCAGTTCAATCCCCCACTCAT GGCTGTTGCTGAAGCCTGGGTTGCTCCAGACCAAAAGCCCCTCTACGCTTCTTCTGAGGGTCTCGGCCAGACCTTCTCTTTCGATATTCTTTTGTGCAACTTTGATGCTGAGGAGTACCGTCAATGCATTAAGAGTTCATTGGCAGGAAGCAAAAAGTCCGACTCAACTACTACCTGGGTACTGTCCAATCATGAT GTAATGCGACATCCCACCCGATTCGGTCTCCCCAACGTCCCGAATGCGAACCATGCAATGACTACGGACACCTATAACAAGTTCCTTAAAACCAAGTTGACGGATCCCAAGGTTGATATTGAGCAAGGGTTGAGGAGAGCCAAAGCGGCTACTCTCATGATTCTTGCCTTGCCGGGATCCACATACCTATATCA GGGTGAAGAACTTGGCTTGCAAGAAGTCGTCGAAATTCCAGACGAGGAACGACAAGACCCTATATTCATCCGAacaaagggagaagaagtcggTCGTGATGGCTGTCGAGTTCCTATTCCTTGGGTTGCCGATGAAAAGAACTTTGGCTACGGTCCTGGCAAACGTGCGCATCTCCCTCAGCCTGCGTGGTTCAAAGACTATGCGGTCGATGtagaggaaaaggatgcCAACAGCGTATTAAGCCTTTACCGACGGGCTTTAGGATTGAGAAAAGGGCTGCAATCTGCAGAGGAGCTTGAATGGGTGGAGAATCCTAACAAAGAAGTCCTGCATTTCCGAAGGCCCGGTGGATGGGAGGTAGTTGTCAACATCGGCAAAGATTCTGTTGATCTGCCCAAGGGTTCCGTTCTTATTAGTTCATCTAATAACGCGCTCAAGGGTGGAAGCATTCCTGGGGAGACGACTGTTTGGCTCAAGTCTGCGTAG
- a CDS encoding expressed protein: MSHPENNGVGSSGLPNGADPSRPAPKRKSRSTRGLLNKVVALEDQMQHVQSNLENVVSLLLRLAPTALPAGSQPSTNSIRHDIAQPGSTGSHNRVQTPLSGFCEKYEQRPVSSLEQWVQQIAGDVASTTADLQQQSVPRDRTAGGSVAEGSEMSSEDERDHTVEEETKEGLSFMRDMLRSEEKKRLHADGHWDSPGEPGLSSHRDQEHIAADDRGHRAEPDGRLRNARLKRKRGANDWEPPEWLPAGMRDPIDLGFCSEAQGRNLFDMFFQGAHSFMPVFDPSRDSWESLRHRSPFCISAILFVGQKIKDAGHEPSNLQRLLREHAESIGKTTLFCPIADTEALQAMIILASWGDTGWRPGSHAVSMAIDMELYKCLPRLAERLRTPSAFTSDRDEDTERRLVIGSRLWLLVCKMAIEMAYNYGRPMLIDETLMIPHLHALLKHPAHLPTDGRIVAFCELLYLRLTLHRNAISGNHQELDQLLQVYNDEALGWEERWRNYYIQQGVSLDNILVTDLTTQRCFGSVLANSCLLRDIRSPHDIERLSPHRRRLLLASLDDARLIASRIITTEKDKLLHANHYSHVALASVTRIYIRLATLFPGSVDLRKVAKDLSQLTEVLARFPGFHFAQQLRYAISKARQKKILPPETRPTSPRSLFNQSVECTRQNQPKPRSSSVPSMSWFNHFPPSEPPPHQHHGESAPERPGSTGNTMTSGSPVEFDPFLAEHVLNETFNQVRPLDGISEWNPQPGETGNWNQSSQGGNQAEWLPSQPSIGTAIPDAHNSFLSWLEFPVLDFSDFGTQ, from the exons ATGTCACATCCAGAGAATAATGGAGTTGGAAGTTCCGGCCTTCCCAATGGGGCAGACCCGTCTCGTCCAGCTCCGAAACGCAAGTCCAGGTCAACCAGAGGCCTACTCAA CAAAGTTGTCGCACTTGAAGATCAGATGCAGCACGTCCAATCCAACCTTGAGAATGTTGTATCTCTGCTGTTACGTCTGGCTCCGACGGCTCTACCTGCCGGCTCTCAGCCATCGACCAATTCGATTAGGCATGACA TCGCGCAACCGGGTTCTACTGGCTCTCATAACCGTGTCCAGACACCTTTATCCGGGTTCTGCGAAAAATATGAGCAGAGACCTGTATCGTCCCTTGAACAATGGGTACAGCAAATAGCTGGAGATGTTGCATCAACTACAGCCGATCTTCAACAGCAATCTGTTCCTCGAGACCGAACAGCTGGTGGGAGCGTTGCAGAAGGATCGGAAATGTCCtcagaagacgagagagaCCACAcagtggaggaagaaacgAAAGAGGGGCTCTCTTTTATGCGGGATATGTTACGAagcgaggaaaagaagaggctaCATGCGGATGGTCACTGGGACTCACCGGGGGAACCAGGTTTATCGAGCCATCGAGATCAAGAGCACATAGCAGCCGATGACCGAGGGCACAGGGCTGAACCAGACGGTCGCTTGAGAAATGCACGCCTCAAACGGAAGCGAGGCGCAAATGATTGGGAACCTCCCGAATGGTTACCGGCCGGAATGCGTGATCCGATCGATCTTGGCTTCTGCAGCGAAGCACAAGGGAGAAATCTTTTTGATAT GTTCTTCCAAGGGGCACATTCCTTCATGCCTGTCTTTGATCCCTCTAGAGACTCTTGGGAAAG TCTGCGCCATCGGTCGCCATTCTGTATATCCGCGATTCTTTTCGTGGGACAGAAAATCAAAGATGCTGGTCATGAGCCTAGCAACTTGCAACGGCTACTGAGGGAGCATGCGGAGAGTATAG GAAAGACCACATTGTTCTGTCCCATAGCTGATACGGAAGCTCTCCAAGCCATGA TCATTTTGGCCTCGTGGGGAGATACTGGCTGGCGTCCTGGTAGTCATGCAGTTAGTATGGC AATTGATATGGAGCTTTATAAATGTCTGCCAAGACTTGCTGAGAGATTGCGTACCCCTTCCGCGTTCACGAGCGATCGAGATGAAGATACTGAACGGCGGCTGGTGATAGGATCGAGGCTATGGCTCTTGGTTTGTAAAATGGCCATCGA GATGGCGTATAATTATGGTCGTCCAATGCTCATCGACGAGACGTTGATGATTCCTCATTTGCACGCGCTGTTGAAGCATCCTGCGCATTTGCCGACCGATGGTCGAATTGTTGCTTTTTGCGAATTACTTTATTTGAGGT TAACATTGCACAGAAATGCCATAAGTGGTAATCACCAAGAATTGGATCAACTTTTGCAAGTCTACAATGACGAAGCGCTTGgctgggaagagagatggagaaattACTATA TCCAACAAGGAGTTTCCTTGGATAATATTTTGGTAACGGATC TGACAACGCAGAGGTGTTTCGGCTC TGTTCTGGCAAACTCGTGTCTGTTGCGAGATATTCGAAGTCCACATGACATCGAAAGACTCTCCCCTCATCGGAGACGTTTGCTTTTAGCAAGTCTTGACGATGCACGATTGATAGCCAGCAGGATCATTACGACAGAA AAAGACAAACTTTTGCACGCTAATCATTATTCACATGTTGCCCTGGCTAGCGTAACGAGGATCTATATACGTCTAGCTACCCTTTTCCCAGGATCAGTCGATCTAAGGAAAGTAGCAAAAGACCTGTCTCAATTGACCGAGGTACTGGCACGAT TCCCGGGTTTCCACTTTGCTCAACAACTGCGCTATGCCATCAGCAAAGCgaggcaaaagaagatcTTACCTCCGGAAACGAGACCGACTTCACCAAGATCACTTTTCAACCAAAGTGTCGAGTGTACACGTCAAAATCAACCGAAACCTAGATCAAGCTCTGTGCCTTCAATGTCGTGGTTCAATCACTTCCCGCCTTCAGAACCCCCACCACACCAGCACCACGGCGAGAGCGCGCCCGAGCGACCAGGTAGCACCGGTAATACGATGACCAGTGGCAGTCCGGTGGAATTCGATCCATTCCTAGCTGAACATGTGTTGAACGAAACTTTCAATCAAGTTCGGCCTCTTGATGGTATTTCGGAGTGGAATCCTCAACCTGGTGAAACAGGGAATTGGAATCAATCCTCGCAGGGAGGAAACCAGGCTGAATGGTTACCGAGTCAACCTTCCATTGGGACTGCCATACCAGATGCCCACAATAGTTTCTTGTCATGGCTGGAATTCCCTGTTCTTG ATTTCAGTGATTTTGGTACCCAGTAA
- a CDS encoding expressed protein, with translation MAENILGLLLVTSSSRGRHVFRYPPDPASPNVRLAQPIYPSATFTATEADVEYKHPRAGGVGMRRRPFDDRSSNASIRRSLFGPSTRGSSKNERDRKGKKKADDLRARYMNPLAEANGSDYEDEDSEQDDSSSDERSDFEVMWKPGTTNGANDATGTGLAKVAHRQTNGEDDPRASGVRNLDPSLIDLSRRGSSSTTTATVTGADRNNDHADKDAKKLAIESQYNYALGWPLEVLADMLTPPRSACNRRFELCVGNVVFLGHPVCATPDGKWEAPPDEDELEERAPSRGRRMRDQGGTMTNLDTVDEGIEAYTSAITKFASIESETKRSSQSNHKDDDVPNLTMFHLVLIIDKPDPKPGTESHDEHHSQTMGIYDEIYREIAFKWTAAAYNLQCESNLVAREAWMIVKYKEKCLNEGIGITECCRWTATHCHIDRTLNYLYLRLHQLRTQPANGLHSYLPTTITNRLAHITIQTVLSPKPVNTDEAWAHWGEMEEMLSDKDSEESLSDWEDDWGAGAMMGMKRPELIVKPWQTLLLIDEDKNQNQEALFFGIVGLPAAVDDDDAVNNWTNGRKSPVRNRTRRGSKITAEDDAIEDGETVLRRTLIEACDVTKPLYEIAHLLRYDLEGVVIPLARDLVQSKKAILIDVVNPRLRTVVMPTTIDEHNSSFDQYTARFARDFPDLPPFPRFISAISLSPIPFRKVIPNPDPDHATREKYMSALLWLLKQDLVVQVHTRARVFAKSEIKVEAWKRLWYRRRQRWIEMTKERLEREKTLARSPSDQSDILTPRASENHTNPLDATSFSSLGTTPIANTFTVPPPNSSSKLDHSYMDYDPALEMDSDEEFDGLNGPQKFSLDVAHPTKHEIPNFEPSFIFKPARAQKDEARWLRVIREKADEVWASKFDLCVQYFDGVTTFEEITYRTGLQRKELEKILQLYNGDVVTFVHP, from the exons ATGGCCGAAAATATCCTCGGTCTCCTTCTCGtcacttcctcttctcgcgGACGTCACGTTTTTCGCTATCCTCCTGACCCGGCCTCTCCCAATGTCCGTCTTGCCCAGCCTATCTATCCATCTGCGACCTTCACAGCGACAGAAGCAGATGTCGAGTACAAACATCCACGTGCAGGTGGAGTTGGCATGAGAAGGCGGCCATTCGATGATCGATCTTCGAATGCTTCTATAAGACGGTCATTATTTGGTCCGTCTACTCGAGGAAGTAGCAAGAACGAAAGGGAtcggaaggggaagaagaaagcggATGACCTGAGAGCGAGGTATATGAACCCTCTGGCGGAAGCTAATGGGTCAGAttatgaagatgaggattcTGAGCAGGACGATTCAAGTTCTGATGAACGAAGTGATTTCGAGGTCATGTGGAAACCGGGCACGACAAACGGCGCCAATGACGCTACTGGTACCGGCCTTGCAAAAGTTGCCCATCGTCAAACTAATGGCGAAGACGATCCAAGAGCATCAGGTGTGCGTAATCTCGACCCATCACTAATAGATCTATCAAGGCGAGGCTCGTCAAGTACCACTACGGCCACTGTTACCGGTGCCGATCGCAATAATGACCATGCGGACAAAGATGCGAAAAAATTAGCTATCGAATCGCAATACAATTACGCTTTGGGATGGCCGCTTGAAGTTTTGGCCGATATGCTGACGCCTCCAAGATCGGCGTGTAACCGGCGATTCGAGCTTTGCGTTGGTAATGTTGTCTTTCTGGGACATCCAGTATGTGCCACCCCGGATGGGAAATGGGAAGCGCCCccggatgaagatgagctggaagaaagagcaCCTTCTAGGGGAAGGCGGATGAGGGACCAAGGAGGAACGATGACCAATCTCGATACTGTCGATGAAGGGATCGAAGCTTATACTTCTGCCATCACAAAGTTTGCGAGTATCGAGTCGGAAACAAAGCGTTCAAGTCAATCCAACCACAAGGATGACGATGTTCCCAACTTGACAATGTTTcatctcgtcctcatcattGATAAACCTGATCCCAAACCCGGGACAGAATCACATGATGAGCATCATAGCCAAACAATGGGCATCTATGATGAGATCTATAGGGAGATTGCATTTAAATGGACAGCAGCTGCATATAATCTGCAATGCGAGAGTAATTTGGTAGCGAGAGAAGCCTGGATGATCGTCAAGTACAAGGAGAAATGCTTGAATGAAG GGATTGGAATTACCGAGTGCTGTCGTTGGACAGCAACACATTGCCACATTGACCGCACCCTCAACTACCTCTACCTCCGTCTTCACCAACTTCGTACCCAGCCAGCTAACGGTCTCCACTCTTACCTCCCtaccaccatcaccaacCGTCTGGCACATATCACCATCCAAACCGTCTTATCTCCCAAGCCCGTTAACACGGACGAAGCTTGGGCGCATTggggagagatggaagagatgctGAGTGACAAGGATAGCGAAGAATCGTTGAGCgattgggaagatgattggGGAGCGGGAGCCatgatggggatgaagaggccaGAGTTGATCGTGAAACCCTGGCAGACATTGTTACTGATTGATGAGGATAAAAATCAGAACCAAGAAGCGTTGTTCTTTGGCATTGTAGGCTTACCGGCGGCggtcgatgatgatgatgctgtGAACAACTGGACGAATGGCAGGAAATCTCCTGTGAGGAATAGGACGAGGAGAGGGTCAAAGATCACTGCTGAGGATGATGCaattgaggatggtgagaCAGTGTTGCGAAGAACTCTGATTGAAGCTTGCGACGTCACCAAGCC ATTGTATGAGATTGCCCATTTACTGCGATACGATCTTGAAGGCGTTGTCATCCCGCTTGCCAGAGACCTTGTTCAATCCAAAAAAGCCATCCTCATTGACGTCGTCAACCCCCGTCTCCGTACAGTTGTCATGCCCACCACCATCGACGAACATAACTCTTCTTTCGACCAGTACACCGCCCGTTTCGCCCGAGATTTCCCAGACTTGCCCCCTTTCCCGAGGTTCATCTCAgccatctccctctcccccatCCCATTCCGAAAGGTGATTCCCAACCCTGATCCGGATCATGCTACTAGGGAAAAATACATGTCTGCTCTTCTGTGGTTGCTCAAACAAGACCTTGTCGTACAAGTGCATACTCGTGCGAGGGTATTCGCCAAATCGGAGATTAAAGTGGAAGCTTGGAAGAGATTATGGTATAGGCGAAGACAGAGGTGGATAGAGATGACAAAGGAAAGAttagaaagagaaaagacgCTGGCTCGATCACCCAGCGATCAATCGGATATCCTCACTCCGCGAGCAAGCGAGAATCATACCAACCCTCTTGACGCTACCAGCTTCTCTTCACTCGGGACTACCCCCATCGCCAACACATTTACCGTACCCCCTCCTAACAGTAGCAGCAAGCTCGACCACTCATATATGGATTACGATCCAGCTCTGGAGATGGacagtgatgaagaatttgaTGGGCTTAATGGGCCGCAAAAGTTTTCCTTGGATGTAGCGCATCCGACGAAACATGAGATACCCAACTTTGAACCATCGTTCATCTTCAAACCCGCCAGGGCACAGAAGGATGAGGCGAGGTGGTTAAGGGTGATTAGGGAAAAGGCAGACGAGGTATGGGCAAGCAAATTTGATCT GTGTGTACAGTATTTTGACGGGGTAACGACATTCGAAGAGATAACATATCGGACTGGATTGCAAAGGAAGgaattggagaagatctTACAGTTGTATAATGGTGAT GTCGTCACATTTGTCCATCCTTGA